The following are encoded together in the Nitratidesulfovibrio sp. SRB-5 genome:
- a CDS encoding DUF4124 domain-containing protein — translation MFSLRKPGAPLAALLVAGLLVAPGVALGGKVYIWTDEKGVKHITDKPPAQAPADMKSLSATPSEGRPGAPDAAGGSGVALPGMEGAHVVDGVLVGADGQPIPGPDGQPLRFGPDGQPLQPGVPGIGSDGQMLPAVQSGPDPKAEEREALQRRLEELQKEKEAYDLDNRRARAKGDGYAKQRSRYHQNEVEGRINEVESRLKLLDAGSESSGGEGAQ, via the coding sequence ATGTTCTCACTGCGTAAGCCGGGTGCGCCGCTGGCGGCATTGCTGGTGGCCGGGTTGCTGGTTGCGCCGGGCGTGGCCCTTGGCGGCAAGGTCTACATCTGGACCGACGAAAAGGGCGTGAAGCATATTACCGACAAGCCCCCGGCGCAGGCCCCCGCCGACATGAAAAGTCTTTCCGCCACGCCCAGCGAGGGGAGGCCCGGTGCCCCCGACGCTGCTGGCGGTTCCGGCGTCGCCCTGCCCGGCATGGAAGGTGCGCACGTGGTGGATGGCGTGCTCGTGGGGGCGGACGGCCAGCCCATACCGGGGCCGGACGGCCAACCACTGCGTTTCGGCCCCGACGGTCAGCCCCTGCAACCCGGCGTGCCCGGCATCGGTTCTGATGGTCAGATGCTGCCCGCCGTGCAGTCCGGGCCGGACCCCAAGGCGGAAGAGCGCGAGGCCCTGCAACGCCGCCTGGAGGAACTCCAGAAGGAAAAAGAGGCCTACGACCTCGACAACCGGCGCGCCCGCGCCAAGGGCGACGGCTACGCCAAGCAGCGTTCGCGCTACCACCAGAACGAGGTGGAAGGCCGCATCAACGAGGTGGAAAGCCGCCTCAAACTGCTGGACGCGGGCAGTGAATCCTCCGGCGGCGAGGGCGCCCAGTAG
- a CDS encoding lytic transglycosylase domain-containing protein, whose translation MALLAAALTLALAVPAGGIGGLVRPAAAASAGEVVTIYRYVDEDGVVHLTDKPKGDTRYRVFGRFRVQELVKAVGPVGIKGLAAKHGARHGVDPRLVEAVIAVESNYDPTAVSPAGAQGLMQIMPGTQRDLGVSAPFDADANVEGGVRYLKSLMDRFGELPLALAAYNAGPERVAKHGGIPPIPETQQYVTKVMDTYARLSR comes from the coding sequence ATGGCCCTGCTGGCGGCGGCTCTGACGCTGGCCCTTGCCGTACCTGCCGGGGGTATCGGCGGCCTTGTCCGCCCCGCCGCCGCGGCATCCGCTGGAGAAGTCGTCACCATCTACCGCTACGTGGACGAGGACGGCGTGGTGCACCTGACCGACAAGCCAAAGGGCGACACACGCTACCGTGTGTTCGGGCGGTTTCGGGTGCAGGAACTGGTGAAGGCCGTGGGGCCGGTGGGCATCAAGGGGCTGGCCGCCAAGCACGGCGCGCGCCACGGCGTGGACCCGCGCCTGGTGGAAGCGGTGATTGCCGTGGAATCGAACTACGACCCCACGGCGGTTTCGCCCGCCGGGGCGCAGGGGCTGATGCAGATCATGCCCGGCACCCAGCGCGACCTGGGGGTTTCCGCGCCGTTCGACGCCGACGCCAACGTGGAGGGCGGCGTGCGCTACCTGAAATCGCTCATGGACCGCTTCGGCGAGTTGCCGCTGGCGCTGGCCGCCTACAACGCCGGGCCGGAACGGGTGGCGAAGCACGGCGGCATTCCGCCCATACCGGAAACGCAGCAGTACGTGACCAAGGTGATGGATACCTATGCCCGGCTTTCGCGGTAG
- a CDS encoding prepilin peptidase — translation MPYTDPAVFPWLALVLGLVLGSFYNVCIHRAIEGQSLLWPPSHCPHCAARLRPWHLVPILSYLALRGRCHACGQRISPRYPTVEAVSGLLALLLAFRFGATWPFAVYMVFGGALLVASFIDFETFILPDVITLTGAVAAPVAAVLLLGMPLADSLIGAVAGGGAFWLVLAGFKRVRGIDGMGLGDVKLMVLIGGLCGWQALPVVTLLAGLSALLAAAWFLRRREEGQSAREVAIPFGPFLSLGAMIYMLYGPALVRWWFGFVTGKPV, via the coding sequence ATGCCGTACACCGACCCCGCCGTCTTTCCGTGGCTTGCGCTGGTGCTGGGCCTTGTGCTTGGCAGTTTCTACAACGTGTGCATCCACCGGGCCATCGAGGGCCAGTCGCTGCTATGGCCGCCGTCGCACTGCCCGCACTGCGCCGCGCGGCTGCGCCCGTGGCATCTTGTGCCCATCCTCAGCTATCTTGCGCTGCGCGGACGCTGCCATGCCTGCGGCCAGCGCATCAGCCCCCGTTATCCCACTGTCGAGGCCGTGTCCGGCTTGCTGGCCCTGCTGCTGGCCTTTCGCTTTGGCGCCACGTGGCCCTTCGCCGTGTACATGGTGTTCGGCGGGGCGCTGCTGGTGGCCTCGTTCATTGATTTCGAAACGTTCATCCTGCCCGATGTCATCACCCTGACCGGCGCCGTGGCCGCCCCGGTGGCCGCCGTGCTGCTGCTGGGCATGCCCCTGGCCGACAGCCTGATCGGCGCGGTGGCGGGCGGCGGCGCGTTCTGGCTGGTGCTTGCGGGCTTCAAGCGGGTGCGCGGCATTGACGGCATGGGCCTTGGCGACGTGAAGCTGATGGTGCTCATCGGCGGACTGTGCGGCTGGCAGGCCCTGCCCGTGGTCACGCTGTTGGCGGGCCTTTCGGCCCTGCTGGCCGCCGCGTGGTTCCTGCGCCGCCGCGAAGAGGGCCAGTCCGCCCGCGAGGTGGCCATTCCCTTCGGTCCGTTCCTCAGCCTGGGGGCCATGATCTACATGCTGTACGGCCCGGCGCTGGTGCGCTGGTGGTTCGGATTTGTCACCGGAAAGCCGGTCTGA